A single window of Pseudomonas lutea DNA harbors:
- a CDS encoding phosphatase, whose protein sequence is MLAPVAVAAPSFTAVLFGLSGCLVDFGAQARTLLASDGRSLDGHDAQPFATPAPGAINALRYLKQHSIPCAWIDEYPATITDQLAAPLGAMIHSTPLPGNRWPAPDACWQALMTLGVKQLDGCVLVSGDPRLLMAGINAGLWTVGLASCGPLCGVPPAQWDAMSDLDRERRRGRATLELYAAGAHSVIDHLGELESCLADITLRRQKAEKP, encoded by the coding sequence ATGCTTGCCCCGGTCGCCGTCGCTGCTCCGTCCTTCACCGCTGTGCTCTTCGGACTGAGCGGTTGCCTCGTCGATTTCGGCGCCCAGGCACGGACTCTGCTTGCCAGCGATGGCAGGTCATTGGATGGCCACGATGCACAACCCTTTGCCACGCCCGCCCCCGGCGCAATCAACGCGCTGAGGTACCTCAAGCAACACAGCATCCCCTGCGCCTGGATCGACGAATATCCTGCAACGATCACCGATCAACTCGCTGCGCCGCTCGGCGCGATGATTCATTCCACGCCGCTGCCCGGCAATCGCTGGCCAGCGCCCGATGCCTGCTGGCAGGCATTGATGACGCTGGGTGTGAAGCAACTGGACGGCTGCGTGCTGGTTAGCGGTGATCCGCGCCTGCTCATGGCGGGCATCAACGCTGGCCTGTGGACGGTGGGCCTGGCGTCGTGCGGGCCGTTGTGTGGCGTGCCGCCAGCGCAGTGGGACGCCATGAGCGATTTGGATCGCGAACGTCGCCGAGGCCGCGCCACGCTCGAGCTTTACGCCGCCGGTGCGCACTCGGTCATCGATCACCTGGGAGAACTGGAGTCGTGCCTGGCCGACATCACGCTGCGCCGGCAGAAGGCCGAGAAGCCCTGA
- a CDS encoding DUF4404 family protein, whose translation MSVSDLQLQLDTLREQFEQNPQLTVEERANLTDVMEQIQAQIELETVSQDPSISDGVNLAVERFEVDHPTIAGTLRNVLVTLGSMGI comes from the coding sequence ATGTCCGTCAGTGACTTGCAACTACAACTCGACACCCTGCGCGAGCAGTTTGAGCAGAACCCGCAACTCACTGTGGAGGAGCGCGCGAACCTCACCGACGTCATGGAGCAAATCCAGGCGCAGATCGAGCTTGAAACCGTCAGCCAGGATCCGAGCATATCCGATGGCGTGAACCTGGCGGTTGAGCGCTTCGAGGTCGACCACCCGACCATCGCTGGTACATTGCGCAATGTTCTGGTGACGCTGGGCAGCATGGGGATCTGA